Genomic segment of Pseudothermotoga hypogea DSM 11164 = NBRC 106472:
TAAAATTCGGAAGAAGGGGTCAGGGATGCGAGGAATATGAAGAACAGTGGTCCCAAGAACCACAGCGAAATCGCGACGAAGGCCAGCGCGTAGAAGAACTTTTTCATTGTCTCACACCCTCTTCGAGGTGTTTGGAACGAATCGTGCCTATGTAGAACCAACCAACGATGAACGTGAGTACAGCTATCACCAACGCGTAAGTACTTGCGATGTATCTGTTGTTTCTGAGCACGTACCAATAGTAAGTCTCTCCCGCCAGCACCGTAATGTCCCTGCCAGCCAGAAGCCAAACGACACCGAAGATCTGGAACGCGAACAAAGTTCTGATCAAGAGTGCAGAGACGATGGAAGGTTTCAACAAGGGTAAGGTGATCTTGAAGAACTTCTTCCACGATGAAAAGCCAAAAACATCCGCTGCTTCAAGATACTCTGTGTTTATAGATTGAAGTCCTGCCAGCAAGATCACGAACACCAAAGGTGTCGCCCTCCAAATTTCCGTGAGAACGATGACAAGAAACTCTCTGGATTTGAACATGTATCCGAAGAAGTACAAAGGCCTCTCGATCCAGTTCAAACTGAGCAGGATTTTGTTGAGATAACCGTTGGGCGCGAAGATGGAATAACTGATCAGCGCGGCCGTAACGTCACTGAGCGCGAGCGGTGCCGCGATGATGTACAAAAGCGTTCTGTAGCCACGCCATTTTTTGTTCACCAACAGCGCGAACAAGATCGCGAGCACGAACTGAATCGGTATGACGACCGCACCCAGGATCAGCGTGTTCAAAAAGGCGTTCTGAAAATCTTTGGAAGAAAAGACGTACTTGAAATTTCCAAGCCATCCCTCATCGCTGGTGAAGGAAAGCTGAAAGGTTCCCACTATGGGATAACCTATGAACACCATGAGATAAACGAGCGTCGGAAGGATCAAAAGAAATGGAACGAAAGATTCTCTCCTCATCGGATCTCACTCCAGGAAGAGTTTGAAGGGCGGGTGGTGTTCGACCACCCGCCACGTCCTCAAAACAGGCTCGAGTCGGGTTCTGGCAGTGGCGCACCAGTTTCTTTGAAGAGCTGTCTTATTTTCTCACCGAGCTCTGAGATCACCTTTGCGGGATCTTCTTTGTTGAAAACAATTCTTGTGAACGCCTGGCGGTAAGTCTCGTTGAACTCGCCACCCTTCGCTCCAAGCCCAGGGATGAAGCACACGATCGAATCGGGCGTTGAAGATTGTCTCACCACACCTTCCGCGAGGATCTTCAAGCCACCTTCGGGTATTCGACCTATCGCTTCCTGAACCACAGGGAAGAAGCCCACGTTCTCGAGGATCGCGGTTTGAGCCTCTGGACTCGTCAAGAAGTCTAACACCTTCAACGGCTCGGTCATGTCCGCGTTCTTCGGCACCGAGAGGCCCACGAGCACGATGATGTATCCTCTACCCATCGGTCCTCTCGGCACAGGGACGACAACGAAGTCGTTCGGTCTTTCAACGATCGCCTGCTTGAGTCTGGCCGTGTGATCCCAAGCGATCATGACCTCGCCTCTGAGGAGCGGTTGGTCCATGTTGTCCCACGTCGTGCACGCAGGATGCACGTACTTGAACAACTCACGCATGTAGTTCCACATGTCAATGGCTTTCACGCTATCGAACTTCACCGCTTGTGCGCCGGTGTAGGAAGGATAGATGTGACCATGCAGAAATCTGTGCCACAGACCCTTTGGACCCAGCGGAAAGCCAAGCTGTGGTTGTTTTGTCTTTTCTTGCAGGTTTTTCGCCCATTCCAGAAGCGCATCGTAGGTCCACTTTTCCGTTCCGTTGAGCACATCCTGCTGAGTCAAACCCTTGGGCAAATAATCGAAAGCCTTCTTGTTGATCGCCATCGCGTAGGTTGCTTGTAACCATGGGATGAAGACTTTTTCTTTGCCGACGTAGGTGTAGCGTTCGAAGGTCGGTACGAAGGTTCTGCCTTCGAACTTCACGCCAGACAGGTCTGCGAGAAATCCGCTCGCACCCATCGTGTTGAGACCGCTCTGAAGGTCCGCGATCAAGTTCAGAACAATTCTTCCGGCCTTTTGCTCGGCTTCGACCCTGCTCAGAAGATCGGTGTACTCGAAGTTCAGGAACTCAATCTGGACACCGGATCTCTTCGAGAAATCGCCCAGCAGCCTGATCATGAACTCCCTTTCCGCCGCCGGGGTCATCTGTGTGGAACCGAAGTTGACTTTTGCGAAAGCAAATGCCACGAACCCAACCAGGATCAAACCAACCAGCAACTTCCTCATGTGAACACCCCCTCCTATAGGTGAAAATTTTTTTCGTACTTACCATCCACAGAGAAAACTTTCTACCCTATTTTTACCACATGTTACTTTCCATGTCAACGCTGTTAACATCTATGTGTCTGAGAAGCTCTATGTGACACTCTCTGCTGAGTTGTGGAAAGGTTCGACGATGGTGATTCGCAACTCTAATGAGAACAACGAGGTATAATGAGAACACCACGGCGAGGAACAATAGGGGGGGAGAGGGGTATGAGAAGGTTTGTGGTGCTTGCTTTGTTTCTGATGGCACAAGTTGTACTTTTAGCAGGTCAAAGCACCACGCGACCAGATGTGATCGTCGTTCACCCAGCAAACAACTCAGTGGTAGTTGGCACAATCCTTGTACTGATAGCCGTCGATCAAAACGTGGACGCAGTGAAGGTGGAAATCTACGTTGATGAAATCAAAGTGGAAGAAGACAGTTCTGCTCCATACGAGTACAGCTGGAACACGGATACGCTTGAGCGTGGCTCTGTTCATTCGATCCAAGCGAAGGTCTACGACAAGGCTGGCAATGTGAGGACCAGTCCAACGGTGAGCGTGAGCGTTGGCGATCCCAAGCAACCAGTGACGTTTGTGGATCTCAACCTTGAAAAAGCCGTGCGGAATGCTTTGAAGATATCCTCGGACCAACCTATCACCAGAGCGGACATGGCGAGGTTGACGAGCCTCTCTGTGCGTAACAAGTCCATACAGGATCTCTCTGGACTTGAATGCGCGATCAACTTGAAAGAATTGCGCCTCAACAACAACCAGATAAGTGATCTTTGTCCGTTGAGTACTCTTACGAACCTGAAGTGGTTGTACATGGACTACAACCAGATAAGTGATATTCTTCCGCTGGCTAACCTCTTTAACTTGCACACGTTGAGCCTCTCGAACAACCACGTGAGTGACATCCAGTCGTTGGCCAATCTCGTTAACATGGAATGGTTGGACCTTTCCAACAACCAGATAGGCGATATCAGTCCGTTGACCAACCTGACCAACCTCAAATGGCTGATCCTCAACAACAACCAGATAAGTGACATCGGCGCGTTGGTCAGAAACACTGGGTTAGGAAAAGGGGAACTGGTTGAACTTCGAAACAATCTATTGGACCTTTCCCCAGGCTCTGACGATGTGCAGAACATCGAGACTCTTCGCAGTAGAGGTGTAATAGTGCAGTACTGATCTGAGGGACTTGAAGTTCTTTCGAAGTTCAAAAAATCGTAGTGTACAAACTGTAAGTTGAAAGGCGGGCAGCTGCCCGCCTTTCGAAAAGATCGATGCGATCATTCGTTTTCCAATTCCAGAGTTATCGCAAAAATGTGCGTGTTAATGTTCCCTGAGACCAACATTTCCTTGATGGACTTGTTCAATTCGAACGAATGAACTTTCAAACCACATTTTATGAACTCTTTTTGCCCGCTCGCCGTGTAGCGAAA
This window contains:
- a CDS encoding carbohydrate ABC transporter permease, coding for MRRESFVPFLLILPTLVYLMVFIGYPIVGTFQLSFTSDEGWLGNFKYVFSSKDFQNAFLNTLILGAVVIPIQFVLAILFALLVNKKWRGYRTLLYIIAAPLALSDVTAALISYSIFAPNGYLNKILLSLNWIERPLYFFGYMFKSREFLVIVLTEIWRATPLVFVILLAGLQSINTEYLEAADVFGFSSWKKFFKITLPLLKPSIVSALLIRTLFAFQIFGVVWLLAGRDITVLAGETYYWYVLRNNRYIASTYALVIAVLTFIVGWFYIGTIRSKHLEEGVRQ
- a CDS encoding leucine-rich repeat domain-containing protein, producing MRRFVVLALFLMAQVVLLAGQSTTRPDVIVVHPANNSVVVGTILVLIAVDQNVDAVKVEIYVDEIKVEEDSSAPYEYSWNTDTLERGSVHSIQAKVYDKAGNVRTSPTVSVSVGDPKQPVTFVDLNLEKAVRNALKISSDQPITRADMARLTSLSVRNKSIQDLSGLECAINLKELRLNNNQISDLCPLSTLTNLKWLYMDYNQISDILPLANLFNLHTLSLSNNHVSDIQSLANLVNMEWLDLSNNQIGDISPLTNLTNLKWLILNNNQISDIGALVRNTGLGKGELVELRNNLLDLSPGSDDVQNIETLRSRGVIVQY
- a CDS encoding ABC transporter substrate-binding protein; this encodes MRKLLVGLILVGFVAFAFAKVNFGSTQMTPAAEREFMIRLLGDFSKRSGVQIEFLNFEYTDLLSRVEAEQKAGRIVLNLIADLQSGLNTMGASGFLADLSGVKFEGRTFVPTFERYTYVGKEKVFIPWLQATYAMAINKKAFDYLPKGLTQQDVLNGTEKWTYDALLEWAKNLQEKTKQPQLGFPLGPKGLWHRFLHGHIYPSYTGAQAVKFDSVKAIDMWNYMRELFKYVHPACTTWDNMDQPLLRGEVMIAWDHTARLKQAIVERPNDFVVVPVPRGPMGRGYIIVLVGLSVPKNADMTEPLKVLDFLTSPEAQTAILENVGFFPVVQEAIGRIPEGGLKILAEGVVRQSSTPDSIVCFIPGLGAKGGEFNETYRQAFTRIVFNKEDPAKVISELGEKIRQLFKETGAPLPEPDSSLF